A single window of Haliotis asinina isolate JCU_RB_2024 chromosome 5, JCU_Hal_asi_v2, whole genome shotgun sequence DNA harbors:
- the LOC137284126 gene encoding uncharacterized protein yields MAGYLSFLGSVSLLFICFIAESICKPSCGNEFYLDAATGNCDHCSDICQHVMIQKTVDMCHDKCPGYLEAVRGEQCLPTQYYDDVVRRCEDCDSLCRHAQKTGQQEQCNQHCPEWTTATVYGTGAVTVASSNGSRKEERHTSMDSKRNIPLIVLGSIAGVVAVVILAFVAFKAKRELCRGIGRRLTKAKCTKSGTQECGQAQEEMQRLSVPETERPPPSAPVLDT; encoded by the exons ATGGCTGGTTACCTTTCTTTCCTTGGTTCTGTTTCTCTTCTTTTCATTTGCTTCATTGCCGAGTCGATCTGTAAGCCGAGTTGTGGAAACGAGTTTTACCTTGATGCCGCCACGGGGAATTGTGACCACTGTAGCGACATCTGTCAACACGTTATGATCCAAAAgaccgttgacatgtgtcatgacAAGTGTCcag GTTACCTCGAGGCTGTCAGAGGGGAACAGTGTCTACCCACACAGTACTATGACGACGTAGTGAGGCGGTGCGAGGACTGTGACTCTTTGTGTAGACACGCCCAGAAGACAGGCCAACAAGAACAGTGCAACCAACATTGCCCCG AATGGACAACAGCAACCGTGTATGGTACTGGTGCTGTTACTGTCGCATCCTCAAATGGATCAAGAAAGGAGGAAAGGCATACTTCAATGGACAGTAAAC GTAATATACCCCTGATTGTCCTTGGAAGTATTGCTGGGGTAGTTGCTGTTGTAATTCTGGCATTTGTGGCCTTCAAGGCAAAACGTGAGCTGTGCAGAGGAATCGGCCGGAGACTGACCAAAGCAAAATGCACCAAGAGTGGCACTCAAGAGTGTGGGCAGGCACAGGAAGAAATGCAGAGATTAA GTGTTCCTGAGACAGAAAGACCACCACCTTCTGCGCCTGTCCTAGACACGTAG
- the LOC137284132 gene encoding uncharacterized protein yields MSDSVETDIWRALVKPNTKMVRFVLASVFLCTVLGKPICEGGTYYDTGTDNCDPCSDICDYSEVQKTITECETKCPGYGRRGSPDGPKCPHLQYYDAVVSRCDSCEGLCLQEKTQQRDIENKCQRLCPEWSGKNKTVSAQDTTMKNNTNLPYSLVIIVIILFATCVVAVAAVGGLWVFLIRKKKCFCQRPSKPKPELLTGEGNPLTQPEDENHCDGKCASHSV; encoded by the exons ATGTCCGACTCAGTCGAAACAGATATTTGGAGGGCATTGGTTAAGCCTAATACAAAAATGGTACGATTCGTGTTGGCCTCTGTGTTCCTATGCACAGTACTGGGAAAGCCCATATGTGAAGGAGGGACGTACTATGATACTGGGACCGACAACTGTGACCCTTGCAGTGATATATGTGACTACTCCGAGGTACAAAAAACGATAACGGAATGCGAAACTAAATGTCCAG GATATGGTCGTAGAGGATCTCCAGACGGGCCGAAGTGTCCACATCTACAATATTATGATGCCGTTGTATCTCGATGTGATTCCTGTGAGGGTCTCTGTCTCcaagaaaaaacacaacaacgggacattgaaaacaaatgtcAACGTCTCTGTCCAG AGTGGTCTGGTAAAAACAAAACTGTCTCCGCACAAGATACAACCATGAAGAACAACACCAATCTTCCCTACTCAT TggtcatcattgttatcatccTGTTTGCGACGTGTGTGGTCGCGGTTGCTGCAGTTGGCGGTCTGTGGGTGTTCTTGATCAGGAAGAAGAAGTGTTTCTGTCAGCGTCCATCTAAACCCAAACCAG AACTCCTGACTGGCGAGGGAAACCCTCTCACACAGCCCGAGGATGAAAATCACTGTGATGGAAAATGTGCAAGTCAttcagtgtaa